The Acidobacteriota bacterium genomic sequence GGTCGCATCTGCCGACTCACGAACTGTCGCGGTGACAGCATCTCGACGCCCGAGTAGCTGTCGAGTGTCAGCAGGTCGGCATCACCGCTCACAATCGCGTCAGCTTCGCCTGCCAGTGCCGTGGCGAGCACCCAATCGTCGTCAGGATCGCGGCACACCGCTTCGGCAAGCTTCGCTGGCTCGCACCAGGCCGCGTGCTGGCGATAGAGCGCAAGGATGGGCAGGTCATCGGGAGTCAGGCGGAACTTCCTCCGCAGCGTGACCACGAGTTCTTCCCAGAGCACCTGCGACAAGATCGCGTTGTGCTCCGGCACGTGAATCTCGAGAATCTCCCGGCACAGGCCTTCTGACACTATGCCGGCGACTACCACGTTCGTGTCGAAGACGACCTTCACGAGATGAGCGCGAACACGTCTTCGTCGGTGAAGATTCCCTTGTCCCTCGCGCGCGGGACCGCTACGCGGCGAGACTCCGTCAGCGCGTCCTGCCAGAGCTTCCGATGAATCGCCATGCGCACGTACTCGCTGGTCGTCAGGCCGCTCTCGCTTGCGGCCTGAGCAATCAGTCGCTTGGTGCGGGGCGGCAGGCTCACGGTGAGTGTCTCTCGCATGCCTGTAAGCATAAATCTTACAGGCCGAGGATTCAAGCGTCTGGCCGCAAGGGCCGGCCGCCGTTTGGCAGGGGCAGGTATGAGGGCGTCGCTACGCCGGCTCGTAGCGTTGAAGCAGGTAGACGAGCTGCAGCCACCGGTGAATGTGGTTCCAACGGCCGCGCGTCGGGTCCACCATCCTTCGCCCAAGCGAGTAGACGCCGTGGCGTGAGCTACGGTTCGGCGAACCACGCGAAGGCTGTCTCGCGGTAGCCGCGCAGGGCGCCTGTGGCGTACTGACGGCTGAGTGGACGCCCCAGCCACACCGGAACTGCTCAGTCCAAGGCCGCGAGTCCAGCAAGGATCACCGGTTCCTGATCCGGAAACTCGACGACCAGCGACAGCTTCCCACCCATCGCCTCCACGTACCCTCGCAGCGTTGAGATGAGCAGGTCGCTGCGCTGCTCGAGCCGCGACACGCTGTCCTGGCCGACACCGAGGACTTCGGCCATCTTCTTCTGCGTCAGCTTGTGGGCGCGACGAAGCTCCTGGAGGGAGCGCTCCTCCGCGATGATCGTCGCCGCTCGCGCAGCAATCTTCCGCTTGCGCTTCGCGCTGAGTCCTTTGCGAAGGCGATCGATGTTGTTCATGGCTTTCGCTCCCTCTTCTTCGGACGGTCCTTCTCGGCTCCTGCCTTCAACGCGGCCAGATGGCCATCGAAGCGCCGATCCGCCCTCTCGATCAACTGCCGGTAGAAGCGCCTCTGACTGCCTCCCGACTTGTCGCCCCCACACAGGATGATTGCTTTGCGCGCCGTGTCGAAGGCGAACGCGAATCGCCACACACCGCCGGCCCCATCGAACCGCAGTTCC encodes the following:
- a CDS encoding helix-turn-helix transcriptional regulator; this translates as MNNIDRLRKGLSAKRKRKIAARAATIIAEERSLQELRRAHKLTQKKMAEVLGVGQDSVSRLEQRSDLLISTLRGYVEAMGGKLSLVVEFPDQEPVILAGLAALD
- a CDS encoding putative toxin-antitoxin system toxin component, PIN family; its protein translation is MKVVFDTNVVVAGIVSEGLCREILEIHVPEHNAILSQVLWEELVVTLRRKFRLTPDDLPILALYRQHAAWCEPAKLAEAVCRDPDDDWVLATALAGEADAIVSGDADLLTLDSYSGVEMLSPRQFVSRQMRPPRR
- a CDS encoding type II toxin-antitoxin system RelE/ParE family toxin translates to MAWGVDFHRLFVPEFQALDEDVQDELLAHIEALKVFGPQMGRPRVDTLTGSRHANMKELRFDGAGGVWRFAFAFDTARKAIILCGGDKSGGSQRRFYRQLIERADRRFDGHLAALKAGAEKDRPKKRERKP